The following DNA comes from Ricinus communis isolate WT05 ecotype wild-type chromosome 10, ASM1957865v1, whole genome shotgun sequence.
tttgtctcttttttttttcttttttctcaatcGTGGAAGTATACTGCTTTTGGTAAAACTTACAGGGAGTATCTCAACTTCCTACTTTTCCGTATTGGGTTTTTAAGCTTTTTATTGCGTCTCAAGAAGTCcctaaactattatttttgtcaGCATTAAGACTTGGACTTCTTTTTTGTCAACATTAAGGACTTTTGAActagatatttattaaaattaacgGTTATGGGCTTTTTCaaacacaaataaaaatttaaagatggAATGCCcaaaagttaaataattttttaaaaagcaggtttttttaatgatacattatatattaataaaatcatggTTAAGAcgatttaaaaatttaatgttatacACATGCATACTATATAGTGCCGGGTGTcgatatttttttctaataatcacATAAGAAAACTCCTTAAGCTTTACctttaaatgtttattttggTCCTTACTAGGAATAGTCAAGACACAAATGcagcaaatataaaatatattaacttactaatatgaaatttatttgaaaattttacctattatgttagaatttaatttatttacaattaattccacaaaaatttgattatgtacaattttaaactaaattttattttatttaagatatataaatctcagatttataaataaatttttaaattttatagatttcaatcaaatataatataaagataaatttcaaaagttttttttctaaaagtattataaatttataatttctactTTAAAGCTATGCATGCAtcatattagaattaaaatgtcttcattaatatttatatagtatAAAACATTCACATATTACTAAAGAATGATTGATTAAGAACTGTTTAATTTTTGGGACCTTAAAGTTTTATCTGTATTTTAAAAGTCTCTAAACTAATTATTTGCTTAATTATTAAGGATAAGAGTCTTtgttattaacaaaaataatattgataaaataaaggGCAGAAACcgtttaaaaatataataaaaacttaagaattaaataacaGAAGTTACTATGAGAGTATTTTAGCCAAATTTTTGTGACATATAGCATTCAACCTAAGTAAAAGAGAATATTTAGTTATGTTAAATCATTTactaaaacttaaaattagtAGCGAATagatttaattcaaattaatattttttattaatatctattaataattatttataataaataatattattttgaaattatatttaataatgaaataattataatatttgaaattagaaatcttatattggtaaaattttaatttttgattctatttttaaaattatttttataaatatttataataattaatacaattaaattaaaaaattaattataatatttttaatcattataagtcatgtattattaaaaatagtataataattatttaatatattaataataaatattaataaaattttattaaataatttaattttatcaagctattaattatcaatcaaattaaacataaataaagTGTCAGCATTGAAATAAATAGTTCTGCTTTTGACTTGCATTGATATCCTTTCTTAGTAACACaaattaatcatatattttagtatatgataattatttcGCCACATCAAATAGCGTGACTAAATTTATATTGCAGAATTAGTTTAACCATACATATGATATTTGGCTAaatgaattcaatttttagaaattctgaTCGCACATGCAATTCAAAACTTTCAacaaatttcaataaaattgattttacatACAATAAACTGAAAAGAAATTGTTCCTTTGCTAacaatttaaactaaaataatcgACAATAGATTAATGATCCacatataaaatagaataaacaaAGAGTCACTGGAATCTTCTATTTACTtcgtcaaaattaaaaaagagaaaagtcTTTATCTGGGCTAAATAAGTACGCAACTTGAATTCATTGGACCATCAATTCTTTCTTTGGCCTAAATAAGACAATTTAGCTCCCACTTCCCTTCATTGTCACCACTTAGAAGCCAATTAAGGGATAACcttaatttagaaaagaaaaggagaaaaaagaaaaacgtcttaaaaagaaatggcAGGGCAAGAGGAAGTGAAGGTGTTGGGAGGATGGTTCAGTCCATTTGCTTTCAGAGCAGAAGTGGCACTGAAGCTAAAGGGAATTTCTTATGAAGCTGTAGCGGAAAATTTGGCCAACAAAAGCCCTGAGCTTCTCAAATATAATCCTATTTACAAGAAAATCCCTGTTCTTGTTCACAACGGAAAACCCATTACTGAATCACTCATCATCATTGAATACATTGATGAAGTTTGGAAACACAACCCTGTTTTGCCTGAGGATCCTTATGAGAGGGCCATGGCACGCTTCTGGGCTTACTTTGTAGATAACAAGGTacatatttatctttcttttccttcttttgtagcttataattatatacatGCAATATATGTATGTGGTTTAGATATATAACAAATTTTTAATCAAGTCGTTGTGAAATAGCTAATGGAAGCAGTGAGGAGAGTTATTAATACTACTGAAGAAGAGGCAAAGCAGAAGGAAGTGGAGAAAGCAAAAGAAGCTCTGCAGGTAATTGAAAAAGAGCTCAAGGCAAAAGGCAACAAGTTTTTTGGGGGTGACACAGTTGGATATGTTGATGTAGCCATGGGTTGGATCCCTAACTGGGTAGGAGCTATTGAGGCTGCTTTTAGTGTCAAAATTCATGATCCTGAAAATTTTCCTTTGCTTGATGAATGGATGCACAATTTTACACGGGTACCCATTATCCAAGAAGCTTTGCCTCAACAAGACAAGTTGATTGCATACTTTAAGCAACTTCTCACCTATAAATTAGCTTCAGCAGCTGGAAAATAAAcattgttgtttttcttttcttgtgtaTCATGAgcattgttttcttttgttggaGAAGAGTATTATGAgctcaataataataataattttattgtataaaaaaaatagtattatgtaaatataatgttatttgtatatttttttatttattgtataatttatatcatacagtaaaaagttaaaaaaaataaaaaatgagttacataattttattaaaaatttattaaattagttaaattttacataatcaattattattcaaattagaactaacaaaataagaaaaaatgttaAAGTTGTCTATGAATTCAACTAATAGTTTGGAAAGTAGAATAGTAGATCATATCAAATAATCAACTATTCATTATAGCAACtaatattctaataaaatttaattatattttaaatacattTAACCACCTTTGTCGCTAAATAAACAGTTGGTTGATTGAATTACGATTTTAAGTAAGTTAGAAtctaaatattcttaatttatacaaatatTTACACTTCAACAAATAATATGagctcaaaaaatttaatctaatacaAAAGAGgggtaagaaaataattaatttagaaaaatatataacaaaatgtgaaaacctaaaaatagcatatacATTATAATATGTTAAACTTCTTAagtcaatataaatattaggtTTAAACGAAACATGCATATTTCTTAACAATCTCAATTGTTAtcctaaaataaatacatatgcTTTAAATcaacaaaggaaaaaagaaattaataggatacttaaatataaaagaaagtcTTGTTTAATGATTGAACAAGCTAAGACCTTCAATTTAATTACCATTGATGAAATATAATTGatgattttagaaaagaaaaaaaagatataaaaaaataagaaaagtcCTAATacctattttaatttttaagatattttaaaaaaataaattgtattaCTAGTTACAggttagtaaataaaaatagaaaaataaaattctataaaatattaatagccaatattagttttatataatCTAATGGTAAATAGTTAATTACGACACCTAACTACAATACCTCGAAGGAATCCtataattcatcaaaattataaaaaggcAATTTATAGTTAGATTTAAGtcaaattgatattttttttaacgaGAACCGTGTTCATTttgttagaaattttttaCCTAGGCTTGTTGTATATTCCAACCTATACACTAAACCGATAGATGACTAACATATATTAGTTGGTTTTAAATGAtgaaatatgtattattttcctattaattgtggtatatatacaaatcctaaataagaattttcatttttttattagaaatgtACATTTTTACCTTTAACATTTGGTATGAGAAGCGAATTAGCCATTAAACTATCTTTAAATGCAAATGAGCTCTTAAagtgttaaaaatatataaattaaagctTCTTGACATAATCGATCGGTTCAAGCACCATGaattaaccttttttttttttttgaaaaaatgtGCATTTCTGCCTCTAACATATACTGTGACAAGAAGATTATcctttaaactattttttgatgtaattatgcttttaatttttgaaaaaattataatttaaaccCTTGCTTATAACAGAAAAATTGACACTGATAGTTAAAGATGATTTAGCTATCGGTGGAtccttaaaatatatttaaatattaaaaatattctcatattttcttaataaaaataacacctctctctctctctctctctctctcctcctcccccttcttcctttttaaGATGGTTTCCTACAACGTGcaagaaacaaaacaaattacACAAATGAAGCAAGAgattcaaaatcaaaacccGCAAAAGCACACAATATAAAATAGGCTTACGATAGCATAAGTCACAATCTATACTTTCTCAATACGAATTTCCAACGGAAACAAAAATCAaacctaaagaaaaagaaatccctAGTGAGTAATACCACCGAACAAAAACCTATAAGGAGTAAGGTTCGAGATACCAAAGATGAAATATCACAATCGTGGACTTCAACACCATAATATTCCTTCGGGTCCAAACTTCACATCAAGATGAATAAAGGACAGTCATGAAAAGATCAGAATTGAAATTTGGAAAAGGAGaattagtaatatttgtaaaactaataattttattgttgcaTTCTTTGTACCAAAGCTTAGAAAGTTGAGATGGGTATTGATGAGGTGTGAGTATGGCTCTTGCCTATATCTGTGTGTTCCCATTTCCAATAGCAATGACATTCTATTTCTGTATAAACATTTCTTTCTTCATAGGTGAGAATGAGGTAATTGATGGGCAAGgattttttttgtattgtttttatttcttttctgcaTTTTTGTGTTCCTATTTCCAATAGCAATGAACTTTTTTTCGTTTTATTTCTTGGCTGTTCCAGGTCACAAAGGAAGAAGGAGctggtggaggaggaggagagagagaaagtgagagaagtgttctttttattaaaggaaaaggagagaatttttttaatatttcaatataaattttaattaattaattaaaagaatatgtcaGTTTAAGAACCCACCACTGACCACATCATCTCTGACTAACAGTGTTAACTTTTCTTTCATAGTTAAGTGCTTAAACTATAGCTTTTTCAAAGATTAAGAGTATAATTGTgcctaaaaatagtttaagaGCTAATCTACTCATCACAGCAAACATTAGGGGCAAAAATGCACCttttccccttttcttttctcttttaaataatcaaattaaaccGATCCGTAGCACTGCTCCTATCTTTTACATGGTGCTTGTATTTCTCTTGGAAATTTGCTAAACTGCCTTGGAGGACCTCTATACATAGTGTGGTAAAATAAGAAGATTGTACATGGcaatttataatcataatTGATACGATCGAATGTGCTATAACTTTTACTTGTCATCTTTCAACCAAAGGGGGTCCACACCTTCACGAGAAATTATTAGACCACCACACCATAAGGACTTTGAGTCTTGACCACAAGCATATCACCACATTTTTAACGGGCAATTTTGGTTCATCATTTTTGTTTGTCatgtctctttctttctcacttTACCATGACCTCTGTTTCTATAAATTAGTACAACCTGAAGACAAAACATGCAATACATCTTTTTATGGGTAGCCAAGAAGTGATACTGTTAGGTTGTTGGTTTAGCCCATGTTCTCATAGAGTGCAATGGGCACTAAAACTGAAGGGAATCCACTACCAATTTATGGAAGAAGATATAAGCAAAAAGAGTCCTTTCCTCCTCAAGCACAACCCAGTCACCAAGAAGATTCCTGTGCTTATTCATGATGGCAAAGCCATTGTTGATTCACTTAGTATTATTGAGTATATTGATGAGACATGGAACCATGTCCCTATGTTATTGCCTCCAGATCCTTATGAGAAAGCCATGGCTCGCTTTTGGGCTGATTTCATAGAAGGAAAGGTACATTTCTagctcctctctctctctctctctctatatatatatatatatatatatatatatatatatatatatatatatatatatatatatatatatatatataacttataacTTATAATTGTCGTGCATGTATGCATGATATGCTTTGGACTTCCTACATATCATTTCTATAAACGGCCCAAAATTAATGGAttaatctttttgttttgttagtTGCATAAAGCTATAAGAAGAGCAAAGGTTTTCAaaggagagaaaaaagagaaagcagTGAATCAAGCAAAAGAAGCTTTACAGCTTGATAAGTcacaaatagttatatttatcgTGTTGAATttctgtcacgaccccacccgtgggcccgtgaccggcactagggaatgggtaggcttaaggccaccgaaacccgtagtaagcctgacactcactgatttaaacaaatctcatctcaaattaatattattaaaaccacaaattatcttaatagttacactttacaaaattacttcggtctaccagaaaaactaggcgagacccgaagctcagaaaatttacaactgatacatctactaattactactgcggagaatctaagatttaccaatttacataccaaatcaaatacatcacccgatgatgaaggagtcaggttactgaataagagtcgcaggAGAACTAACattcacgaatctgaaaaacagtaaaaatgagactgtcagtctcgagagtgagttaaaatcatatatttataacagtttcaaatatctcaatgtcaccttattaaattttaaaataattaataaatcacgcgaaccatacgtgttatgttaaaacatatgtgtcatgccatgcttaaacaaaatttattccacatgcaacgggacggagtacttcagtagaactctaatcccaactctaaaatctcgattatttcaacacttatgtctcaactaacctcaactctatcatctcaaacctctcattccaacagatcgggcgccagagagcaaagctcgaccagggaccttaactctcagccttagcctttcggctctcttatccaataagactggcgcccagagagcttagctcgaccagggaccttacctccagtctggtcacttaaatttccaaataagccggcgcccagagagcaatgctcgaccagggacctttactcccaagtaaccacactctactaagcccagagagcgatgctcgaccagggcaggtcctaatctttctttctcaaaatttttacctctttacccttttcctatctctctcatattatattggaacactcatccaactcctatattctactgccgtcccatcctgagtcatcatgcaatattaaaattggtgataaaggaaaaacatatttaaataataattaaaagcatcaagaaaataatgataataattaaatgaaaaattaaaattgcaaatgaataatcacagtagcaaatcaaattttatgcatgacacgtgcataagcgatatatgactttaactcacagaattaggcgacctcctagctctgctccggtgcctcggttggagcgagtcgaacaaacggacaatctagtcacggaaaacaatttatcaaaacgctgaaacaatcgatctttaatcttaggtctagactcctaggactgactgtctaagaatctcgactcaagagaattctaccgaaaatccggtaGAACCTCCTCTACAACACGAatattaccccccgtaaaaacgggtccaggacctgccagaagaacacttccaatatccaacaatttaaacaacgggagtcgggtccccaaacttcactatctcccgactccgccacacagcacaaaacacaaggcaggcaactgacagacaattatttttgactcacaataacatcaaatactcaatataaaccattagacacaattaaaccaagaattccaaaattaacggaccaaagataattaccgagacgctcgatcgctcggtcgactcgcctccgaccgccggagtccgattgacgatccgaacacaccatcggactcacaacgacgcgctgatgacgatccccgcttctgattttccgatctgacactcgatcgtccggagagatttgcggacgatcacgaccgtcgatttgcaaacggagcccgatcgccaccaaaGCGGTGCCATTTcgaagcttgagatgaggagagtcgggatatgccctccgatcgtccatcctccgccggagctcgccggaaaaacccaaaaacctcggctgcctccacttcgccggaactctctcctccggccaTTAAAACCGACGCCgctgccgccaaaaggaagctctccgGGAgtgatcgccaccgagatcgtAGGAAGCGGAATGGCCTTCAAAGGCCGCCACACGCGATTCCCTTGCCTCACGCCacattctctctctctctctactttctctctccccgattccatttgtttcaatatcgacattaggccccgaacttttccttattacaacttggtccctcaactttcttaattacttacaatttcatcccgcagaattccaatttgacccccaaacttcttcttagcctttcaattaagcccttaactatttaatttaggccaaaaccgaattattgaaaatacacaattacaaaaatacccctgaccgacatatttatttacaaaaataccaagctcacaaatttccattaaaatcccataaaaataacgttatactttcaatccttattccaaaataaatttccaatttagtcctaacacacaattaaattaaataatcaaattccaacttaaaatttaatactactaatcaattataataccaatttttccaaaattcttttattaaaacatcctttataatttcttccaaaatttttcaatatataattttacttatataaatatgcatttggaaaaaaaaatttgaataaccaaaatataatcatttctcaaataatttacttgaataatttcttaaaatttcaaactaattgggtatagaaaataactcatttatttgattaatattaaatttttcattaaatcatttcaaattaaacccaataataatgaagctaaaattaacttaaataaaaactcattattaaatatataaaaattccgggtgttacaattTCCTTGCaatttggttgaataatgtacttaattatggaaattatgtttattctgacttaggtgatgcaatatcaaggatggagcaaaatccagcctaaagacatgttttaagtcatcatttatcagaaaccaagtcttttggaggaagtgCAGAAATCTGCACAGAAGATCATTGtcgacaaggcgtgaccacgccttacagcCCATAAGCTCCATAGAAATCTGTGCAGAAGAATACTGTCagcaaggcgtgaccacgccttgcaCCTCATGAGCTGCTAAAAGATGCTAAGGAGAGCTTCGAAATTTTCAGAGTTTTCATTGTGGTGGACCTATCCCTAGTTAATCTCCTatatttttggaagtgttagattaatagaactttcttccatgtatttagggttttaatttatttagatcacttttaATCTTATCATTTCTTgtagggataagattaaataggaagcttatttctttttgataaggattctattagggtttagggttttacttcctatataaggacggCTAGATACTTTGAGCAGAGGCATTCAGATTCAGATTCAAATTGatattcatattcttatttcttcttctactctctacaattcttgtgaattcttactccaccatgagtggctaagttttctagtttctaattcaagagtgaataaattcaaattgtgattttgtgaggctttgagCTTAAcataattcttctttaattcaagtattctttatttcttgttcttattatttatgaattattgatattgattgaactgacgactcaactttgatattgatttttctattgctaaactttgagtttgtgatccgtaattgtcatgaacgattgacacaagtagcaaggagttggctcatgtgtgtgtgattacggcttattcgaattacatagcttgcatgataggctctagggaaataaaggaacaaggttatttcaattgcagttatctcaattaaattaatgttggtttagtcattctcattattcttaatgctatcattaagttgatatggaacgctatcgtgcccagttgactaatggtaagttttgatttggatgttgggttcgagtcaattatattaggagaattacacttgttgcggcttttttgaataagtagactaagtacttgaatataagaattaatattttagcctatgatcatgattacaattggatggaattagcactcttgaattgaaaatttgttaagattgatttttatttactattcagccttcattattttttgcttatttataattttgattcaaacattcaaaaaccccccttttattttactttgagaagctatccacattggttcccttgggattcgacctgatttcactatttctacaagttagtttaggaaaatcagtaatttattttgaagggcttcgacaacccgttcaaatttggcgccgttgccggggagcctattttagtttctcattgattaatttatttgtttatgactcGTTCTTCTCAAGATATTGATTTGCAGTTTAATCCTGAAATTGAGAAGACGGCGCGCCAATTAAGAAAGGAGACtaagcaaagaaaaaattatctcaTAGAGGAAATAGATATAGCTATTGGCGACGcatctatttttcaagaagttaCAGAAAACATGGTGAACAGAACTCTCAAAGAGCTAGCTGCACCGGATTTAAATCAACAACCTTTATGCATtacatttcctaatattgcagttgattttgaattaaaatctgGTTTAATTCACTTACTCCCTTCTTTTCGTGGATGTGCAGGTGAAGATCCTCATAAACACTTGAAAGAATTCCATATTGTATGCTCCGGAATGAAACTACATGGTGTGACcgaagagcaaataaatcttagagctttccccttttctttgaaggataaaaCAAAGGATTGACTCTATTATCTACCTTCCGGTTCAATAACAACATGGAACGAGATGAAAAGATTGTTCCTCGACAAGTTTTTCCCTGCA
Coding sequences within:
- the LOC8284304 gene encoding probable glutathione S-transferase, which produces MAGQEEVKVLGGWFSPFAFRAEVALKLKGISYEAVAENLANKSPELLKYNPIYKKIPVLVHNGKPITESLIIIEYIDEVWKHNPVLPEDPYERAMARFWAYFVDNKLMEAVRRVINTTEEEAKQKEVEKAKEALQVIEKELKAKGNKFFGGDTVGYVDVAMGWIPNWVGAIEAAFSVKIHDPENFPLLDEWMHNFTRVPIIQEALPQQDKLIAYFKQLLTYKLASAAGK
- the LOC125371364 gene encoding probable glutathione S-transferase isoform X3, producing the protein MGSQEVILLGCWFSPCSHRVQWALKLKGIHYQFMEEDISKKSPFLLKHNPVTKKIPVLIHDGKAIVDSLSIIEYIDETWNHVPMLLPPDPYEKAMARFWADFIEGKVMQYQGWSKIQPKDMF
- the LOC125371364 gene encoding probable glutathione S-transferase isoform X4, whose product is MGSQEVILLGCWFSPCSHRVQWALKLKGIHYQFMEEDISKKSPFLLKHNPVTKKIPVLIHDGKAIVDSLSIIEYIDETWNHVPMLLPPDPYEKAMARFWADFIEGKVMQYQGWSKIQPKDMF
- the LOC125371364 gene encoding probable glutathione S-transferase isoform X5, whose amino-acid sequence is MGSQEVILLGCWFSPCSHRVQWALKLKGIHYQFMEEDISKKSPFLLKHNPVTKKIPVLIHDGKAIVDSLSIIEYIDETWNHVPMLLPPDPYEKAMARFWADFIEGKVKILINT